A part of Polyangiaceae bacterium genomic DNA contains:
- a CDS encoding AgmX/PglI C-terminal domain-containing protein → MARRFPAVLLTWLLVACGSASPEPTAPAEPTAAPPPQKPQRPAGPLRVRLEAKRVFLGSEEHLLRTPFDFPQQPTPRSPEAFQLVLGEDATGASLNALLEASSEAGWPIAELANQGPAIRLRLASTSSVPASTELTTILLWPQLLHAGRLSLPEGNDPIDGVSSTTFPYGINVRGTSQCSGGSCDQVRLQVSPVTPLSEVRDVLNQVALANAGPVEALLIGGEMRPPGATLVGVGHTTVAGRLPPAEIQRVVRAAYGDFRKCYEDGLRRDASLTGKVTVRFVIGRDGKASHASVDPQATNIPDTEVVDCILRHYDALQFPKPEGGIVTVVYPIFFSPGE, encoded by the coding sequence ATGGCCCGGCGCTTCCCTGCAGTCTTGTTGACTTGGCTGCTCGTCGCTTGTGGCTCAGCGAGCCCAGAGCCTACGGCGCCCGCAGAGCCAACCGCGGCACCTCCCCCCCAAAAACCGCAGCGTCCAGCGGGGCCTCTGCGGGTGCGCCTCGAAGCGAAGCGCGTGTTCCTCGGCAGCGAGGAGCACCTGCTGCGCACCCCCTTCGACTTCCCGCAGCAACCGACACCTCGGTCGCCTGAGGCGTTTCAACTGGTGTTGGGTGAGGACGCGACGGGTGCGTCGCTGAACGCTTTGCTCGAGGCAAGCTCCGAAGCGGGCTGGCCTATCGCGGAGCTAGCGAATCAAGGGCCGGCCATCCGCTTGCGCTTGGCGAGCACGAGTTCAGTACCCGCGAGCACGGAGCTCACCACGATCTTGCTCTGGCCACAGCTGCTCCACGCCGGGCGGCTCAGCTTGCCGGAAGGCAACGATCCGATAGACGGCGTGTCTAGCACAACGTTTCCCTACGGCATCAATGTCCGCGGTACTTCGCAATGCAGCGGAGGCAGCTGCGACCAGGTGCGGCTACAAGTCAGCCCAGTGACGCCGCTCAGCGAAGTACGCGACGTCCTGAACCAAGTGGCGCTCGCGAACGCTGGTCCAGTGGAGGCGCTGCTGATCGGCGGAGAAATGCGACCGCCTGGAGCGACCCTGGTTGGCGTCGGGCACACCACGGTGGCTGGTCGCCTACCGCCTGCCGAGATCCAGCGAGTCGTACGCGCCGCCTACGGCGATTTTCGCAAGTGCTACGAAGACGGCTTGAGACGGGACGCATCACTCACGGGCAAGGTCACCGTGCGCTTCGTGATCGGTCGCGATGGCAAAGCATCCCACGCGTCCGTCGATCCCCAAGCGACGAACATCCCGGACACGGAGGTCGTGGACTGCATACTCCGTCACTACGACGCGCTACAGTTCCCGAAGCCTGAGGGCGGCATCGTCACGGTCGTGTACCCCATATTCTTCTCGCCAGGAGAATAG
- a CDS encoding proline--tRNA ligase: protein MRYSRALLPTVKEAPADATTTSHILLLRAGYVRRVGAGIYSFLPLGVRVLRKIEAIVREEMNKAGAEEVLLPALLPAEYFQETNRWTLFGDTLMRLKDRKGGDYHLGPTHEEIITDLARREIHSYRDVPKNLYQIQTKFRDEPRPRAGLLRCREFLMKDAYSFDVSEDAAKQSYEAMRIAYRNIFDRCGFEYRMVGADSGAMGGSTSAEFQVLVHSGEDIIAACSSCEYAANAEVAGSTPAAPRGPEASSVPALEKVITPKQKTIEEVSKFLKREPADFLKSLLYVADNEVVMAVVRGNHELNEIKLARVLGVDEVFLASPEDIRKATGAEVGFAGPVGFKGKLIIDRDAASVSDAVTGANETDHHLLHVQYGRDFEGQVADIRMVAEGDPCPNCGEQLKLYRGIEAGHIFILGTHYSAQMGATYLDEKQEKKPLVMGCYGIGVSRLVAAAIEQHNDKDGIRWPMSIAPYQVHIVQLGMEPEVAAAVGELEAQLESAGLEVLVDDREGRPGGKFKDADLIGIPLRVTIGARSLQNGGVELKLRTETDPKKAELVPTADAAKKIVGMVKELLANPRQGITGAQPPKEAQ from the coding sequence ATGCGGTATTCACGCGCTCTACTGCCCACGGTCAAGGAGGCTCCCGCCGACGCGACCACCACGAGTCACATCTTGCTGCTCCGCGCTGGCTACGTCCGGCGAGTGGGCGCGGGGATCTACTCGTTCCTCCCGCTGGGCGTGCGGGTGCTCCGCAAGATCGAAGCGATTGTCCGCGAGGAAATGAACAAGGCGGGCGCCGAAGAGGTCCTGCTGCCCGCGCTGCTTCCCGCTGAGTACTTCCAAGAGACCAATCGCTGGACGCTGTTCGGCGACACCTTGATGCGCCTCAAGGATCGCAAAGGCGGGGACTACCACCTCGGGCCCACTCACGAAGAGATCATCACCGACCTCGCGCGTCGGGAGATCCACAGCTACCGCGACGTTCCGAAGAACCTCTACCAAATCCAGACCAAGTTCCGCGACGAGCCACGTCCTCGCGCGGGGCTCCTGCGCTGCCGTGAGTTCTTGATGAAGGATGCATACTCCTTCGACGTCAGCGAAGACGCGGCGAAGCAGAGCTACGAGGCGATGCGCATCGCCTACCGCAACATCTTCGACCGCTGCGGCTTCGAGTACCGCATGGTCGGTGCGGACTCGGGAGCCATGGGAGGCTCGACCAGCGCTGAGTTCCAGGTGCTCGTTCACAGCGGTGAGGACATCATCGCGGCCTGTTCCAGCTGCGAGTACGCGGCAAACGCCGAGGTCGCTGGCTCGACACCTGCTGCGCCGCGAGGGCCAGAAGCCTCGAGCGTGCCCGCGCTGGAGAAAGTGATCACGCCCAAGCAGAAGACCATCGAAGAGGTCTCCAAGTTCCTCAAGCGTGAGCCGGCCGACTTCCTGAAGAGCCTGCTCTACGTCGCGGACAACGAGGTGGTGATGGCGGTGGTGCGGGGCAACCACGAGCTGAACGAGATCAAGCTCGCGCGCGTGCTCGGCGTAGACGAGGTGTTCCTGGCGAGCCCTGAAGACATCCGCAAGGCGACTGGCGCTGAGGTGGGCTTCGCGGGCCCCGTCGGCTTCAAGGGCAAGCTCATCATCGATCGGGACGCAGCCAGCGTGAGCGACGCCGTGACCGGCGCCAATGAGACAGACCACCACTTGCTGCACGTGCAGTACGGCCGCGACTTCGAGGGTCAGGTCGCGGACATCCGCATGGTTGCCGAGGGCGACCCCTGCCCCAACTGCGGCGAGCAGCTCAAGCTGTATCGCGGCATCGAGGCGGGCCACATCTTCATCCTGGGCACCCACTACTCGGCGCAGATGGGCGCGACGTACCTGGACGAGAAGCAGGAGAAAAAGCCGCTGGTCATGGGTTGCTACGGCATCGGCGTCTCCCGCTTGGTGGCCGCGGCGATCGAGCAGCACAACGACAAGGACGGCATTCGCTGGCCGATGAGCATCGCGCCCTACCAGGTGCACATCGTGCAACTCGGTATGGAACCCGAGGTCGCGGCAGCGGTGGGCGAGCTCGAGGCGCAGCTCGAGAGCGCCGGCCTCGAGGTACTGGTAGACGACCGCGAGGGACGCCCAGGCGGCAAGTTCAAGGACGCCGACCTGATCGGCATCCCGCTGCGCGTGACGATTGGCGCCCGCTCGCTGCAGAACGGCGGCGTCGAACTTAAGCTCCGCACGGAAACGGATCCGAAGAAGGCCGAGCTGGTTCCCACCGCCGACGCCGCCAAAAAGATCGTGGGCATGGTCAAGGAGTTGCTCGCGAACCCTCGGCAGGGGATCACGGGAGCTCAGCCTCCCAAGGAAGCGCAGTGA
- a CDS encoding aminotransferase class I/II-fold pyridoxal phosphate-dependent enzyme, producing the protein MHAGVPSARPHHTLAPSIAQTATYKFQSTADLVQYMRGEDADAGREEYGRYGNPTVHELEQRMAALEGTADCVAFSSGMAAVTTMLLSLTKAGDHVVLFRDCYRRTRQFVTQMLSRFGVEHTLVEPGDLEALDRAITKQTRVVVSESPTNPYNFCVDFGEMAAICKRHGRVRTVVDATFATPYNCRPAEFGVDLVLHSATKYLGGHNDVMGGVVSGPGHLISLLRETRGVLGGILDPHAAFLILRGLRSLGIRMQRQNQTALAVAQALEAHPKIERVFYTGLESHPSHAIARRQLKGGGGIVSFVVKGGQDAASRLIDACQLATIASSLGGVETLIEQPRYMSFFELDEAGLAQVGIDPALVRLAVGVEETDDVVSDLLQALDQV; encoded by the coding sequence GTGCATGCCGGTGTTCCAAGCGCTCGCCCCCATCACACCCTCGCGCCGAGCATCGCGCAGACCGCGACCTACAAGTTTCAGAGCACCGCAGACCTCGTGCAGTACATGCGGGGTGAGGACGCGGACGCTGGGCGCGAAGAGTACGGCCGCTACGGGAACCCGACGGTACATGAGCTGGAGCAGCGCATGGCCGCGCTCGAGGGCACCGCTGATTGCGTAGCGTTCAGTAGCGGGATGGCCGCGGTGACCACGATGCTGCTGAGCCTGACCAAGGCGGGCGACCACGTGGTGCTGTTTCGTGATTGCTACCGCCGCACCCGGCAGTTCGTGACCCAGATGCTCTCACGCTTTGGTGTCGAGCACACCTTGGTCGAGCCGGGAGATCTGGAGGCACTCGACCGCGCCATCACGAAGCAAACGCGCGTGGTGGTGAGCGAGTCCCCCACCAATCCGTACAATTTCTGCGTGGATTTTGGCGAGATGGCGGCCATCTGCAAGCGCCATGGCAGGGTGCGCACCGTCGTGGACGCGACCTTCGCGACCCCATACAACTGCCGGCCCGCAGAGTTCGGCGTCGATCTCGTGCTCCACAGCGCCACTAAGTACCTGGGCGGTCACAACGACGTGATGGGCGGCGTCGTATCTGGACCGGGGCACCTGATTTCCCTGCTGCGAGAGACCCGCGGTGTGCTCGGTGGCATCCTGGATCCCCACGCGGCATTCCTGATCTTGCGCGGCCTGAGAAGCTTGGGCATCCGCATGCAGCGCCAAAATCAGACGGCGCTCGCCGTCGCTCAGGCTCTTGAAGCGCACCCCAAGATTGAGCGCGTGTTCTACACGGGGCTCGAGAGTCACCCGTCCCACGCCATCGCCCGGCGCCAGCTGAAGGGCGGCGGCGGCATCGTGAGCTTCGTCGTCAAAGGCGGGCAAGACGCCGCGAGTCGCCTGATCGACGCCTGTCAGCTCGCGACCATCGCTTCGTCACTCGGTGGGGTCGAGACGCTGATCGAGCAGCCGCGCTACATGAGCTTCTTCGAACTCGATGAAGCTGGCCTTGCTCAAGTTGGCATCGATCCAGCGCTGGTGCGGCTAGCGGTGGGTGTGGAAGAGACCGACGACGTGGTCAGCGACCTGCTCCAGGCGCTAGACCAGGTCTGA